The proteins below come from a single Mucilaginibacter mali genomic window:
- a CDS encoding FGGY family carbohydrate kinase, which translates to MPKTIKLSMDNNYILAIDQGTSGTKAIIFNDKGHALAKATEPLHTMYSEGGFVEQDAEGIYTNVLAAVKNCLAEFTVQGGDVTDIKTCGISNQRETFVVWNEFGQPLYNAVVWQCKRSVDICKELLAQGLEPEIRAKTGLIIDPYFSGTKLMWLHQHIPLVAATVGEGQAHFGTIDTWLLYKLTKGKKYLTDHTNASRTLFFNLETLQWDKELLGRFGLENLKLPEILPSSAKYGDTDFGGLLPDTIPVMSMIGDSHAAAFGEGCVTPGTAKATLGTGCSIIMNIGNKPVASGNGMVTTLCWSTAQQVNYALEGVIVSAGSTIEWLKNELGIIDNVSQAEAMANAVADNNGVYLVPAFSGLGAPHWDMSRKAGISGLTFDCNKNHVVRAGLESIAYQIKDVIDAMQADTGITLNELMVHGGLSANRFVLDFLADLLDNKLVRSQMPDVSALGAALLAGLKAGIFKDLAAIKTLNTQKETIAKGTYSENMARYYQGWQQAVK; encoded by the coding sequence ATGCCAAAAACGATTAAGCTTTCTATGGATAACAACTATATACTGGCTATTGACCAGGGCACCAGCGGCACCAAAGCCATTATTTTTAACGATAAAGGCCATGCGCTGGCCAAAGCTACCGAACCGCTGCACACCATGTACAGCGAAGGTGGCTTTGTAGAGCAGGATGCCGAGGGTATCTATACCAACGTGCTGGCAGCCGTAAAAAATTGCCTTGCCGAATTTACCGTGCAGGGCGGCGATGTTACCGATATTAAAACCTGTGGCATCTCTAACCAGCGCGAAACCTTTGTGGTTTGGAACGAGTTCGGTCAACCACTGTATAACGCTGTGGTTTGGCAGTGCAAACGCTCGGTTGATATCTGTAAAGAGTTACTGGCACAAGGATTGGAACCTGAGATCCGCGCCAAAACCGGTCTCATCATCGATCCTTATTTTTCGGGTACTAAACTCATGTGGCTGCATCAGCATATCCCTTTGGTAGCCGCTACCGTTGGCGAAGGACAGGCCCATTTTGGCACTATCGATACCTGGTTGTTGTATAAACTCACCAAGGGCAAAAAGTATCTGACCGACCATACTAATGCCTCGCGTACGCTGTTCTTTAATTTAGAAACTTTACAATGGGATAAGGAATTGTTAGGCCGGTTTGGTCTTGAAAACCTGAAACTGCCGGAAATACTGCCATCATCTGCAAAATATGGGGATACCGATTTCGGCGGGTTGCTGCCCGATACCATACCGGTAATGAGCATGATCGGCGATTCGCACGCGGCGGCTTTTGGCGAAGGTTGCGTTACGCCTGGCACTGCTAAGGCTACATTGGGCACGGGCTGCTCTATTATTATGAACATCGGCAACAAACCGGTAGCATCGGGCAATGGCATGGTAACTACGTTGTGCTGGAGCACCGCTCAACAGGTCAACTACGCGTTGGAAGGTGTTATCGTATCCGCCGGATCGACCATCGAATGGCTGAAGAATGAGTTGGGCATCATCGATAATGTATCGCAAGCTGAAGCTATGGCCAATGCTGTTGCCGATAACAATGGTGTTTATCTCGTTCCTGCATTCAGCGGCTTGGGTGCGCCGCATTGGGATATGAGCCGCAAGGCGGGTATCAGTGGCTTAACCTTCGATTGCAATAAAAATCACGTGGTGCGTGCCGGGCTGGAATCTATCGCTTACCAAATAAAAGATGTGATTGATGCCATGCAGGCCGATACCGGCATCACCCTGAACGAATTGATGGTACACGGTGGCCTTAGTGCTAACCGTTTTGTTTTGGATTTCCTGGCCGATTTGCTGGATAACAAGCTTGTCCGCAGCCAAATGCCTGACGTGTCGGCCTTAGGCGCCGCTTTGCTGGCCGGTTTAAAGGCAGGTATATTTAAAGACCTGGCCGCTATTAAAACCCTCAACACGCAAAAGGAAACTATCGCGAAAGGTACGTACAGCGAAAATATGGCGCGATATTACCAGGGCTGGCAACAAGCTGTAAAATAG
- a CDS encoding ABC transporter permease has product MDATLASYKPQLVKFQSLIALILLCIGISLMSDKFLTVDNTWNVMRQISVNICISVGMTLVVLTAGIDLSVGSVLAFCGAVTAGLLKYGIELPSNDLFIGFTILGAVVAGLITGVLLGLFNGWAITKFKVPPFVATLAMLTVARGFTMLWTKGFPISDLGDRFAYIGTGWFLGVPLPVWISGLVVIAAVIITQKTALGRYIYAIGGNEQASRLSGININKVKLMVYGIAGLLAAVGGIMVTSRLDSAQPNAGMSYELDSIAAVVIGGTSLSGGRGTIMGTVLGAIIIGVLNNGLVLLNVSPFWQQVVKGAVILLAVIIDKANAKND; this is encoded by the coding sequence ATGGACGCAACCTTAGCAAGCTACAAACCCCAATTGGTAAAATTCCAGTCGCTGATAGCGCTGATATTGCTTTGCATTGGCATTAGCCTAATGTCGGATAAATTCCTAACGGTAGATAATACCTGGAATGTAATGCGGCAGATCTCGGTAAACATCTGCATATCGGTAGGCATGACTTTGGTGGTACTCACCGCTGGTATCGATTTATCGGTAGGTTCGGTGCTGGCCTTTTGCGGGGCTGTTACCGCCGGGTTACTGAAGTATGGCATAGAATTGCCATCAAACGATCTGTTTATCGGCTTTACTATTCTTGGTGCTGTAGTGGCGGGCTTGATCACCGGGGTATTGCTGGGCTTATTCAACGGCTGGGCAATTACCAAATTTAAGGTGCCACCCTTTGTGGCTACGCTGGCCATGCTTACCGTTGCCCGCGGCTTCACCATGCTTTGGACCAAAGGCTTCCCGATCTCTGATCTTGGCGACCGTTTTGCCTATATCGGTACGGGGTGGTTCCTGGGCGTGCCGTTGCCAGTCTGGATCTCGGGACTGGTGGTTATTGCCGCGGTCATCATCACCCAAAAAACAGCTTTAGGCCGATACATTTATGCCATTGGCGGTAACGAGCAGGCTTCGCGCCTTTCGGGTATCAATATTAATAAAGTGAAACTGATGGTATATGGCATTGCTGGCCTGCTGGCTGCTGTGGGCGGTATTATGGTTACCTCACGGTTAGATTCGGCGCAGCCTAACGCGGGGATGAGTTACGAACTGGATTCCATCGCTGCGGTGGTTATTGGCGGTACATCCTTATCCGGCGGACGTGGTACGATAATGGGTACCGTGCTTGGCGCCATCATCATCGGGGTATTGAACAATGGTTTGGTGTTGCTAAATGTATCGCCGTTTTGGCAGCAGGTGGTAAAGGGCGCGGTGATCTTACTGGCTGTAATTATTGATAAGGCCAATGCCAAAAACGATTAA